CCCAGGGAACAAGACAGTATGCAATGGAATCTCAATAACACAGGAAAATTCTCTGTTAAAGCTTTGTACAAATCCAAAAAAGAGAATCTTTACAGAAATGACCAAGTAACAAGAGACTGGGGATCTATATGGAATATGGAAGTTGCACCTGCCATAAAAATCTTTCTCTAgaaatgtgctcatgaaatcCTCCCAACTAATGCTAAAACTTCCAGCATCCTTCACTATATTGATcccatatgcaaaatatgcaaaaGTGGGGAGGAGACAATGACACATATGTTCCTCAATTGCCTAGCTGCTACTGATGTTTGACAGCTTATGTTTGGTGAAAATCATGGTCATTTTGATCATCAAACACttttcatggattggttcaatgCTTGGTTTAAACATGCAAGAAATACTGCAAATATCAGCACCTATGCTGCTACTtgctggtttatttggaaggGTTGATGTGATCTAGTCTTCCAAAACATCACACCCAATGCTAAGAAAACCTCTCTTAGCATTCACCAACACTTATGTGACTATAACAGAATCCACAATTTGACACATCATGCTCTGAACTCTCAGGGGCATACCTCTGACACTGGTATTCGAAGAGGATACAATGGATTCCATGTTGGGATCCCTCAGCAACAACAGGATTATGGTTACATAATCAAAATCTGCACTATACAGGATCCTAACAGTAATCAGTTTTTCTCAGCCCTAACTATTACTGATTTTGCAGGCAAATATGTTGATAGCAGAGGACACAAATGCCTTTGGGGAGCAGGAGGATCCACATGAGGAGGTGAACTAGATTTTGGATGGGCTGAGGAAAAGCAGCACATGAATATAGAGATACATGCTGAAACCAATGAAATTCTGGAACACTTCAATGCTCTCTACCTTAAAGCCATCAAAGGAAGATTCACCAGAAACTACCACAGGGAAAAGCATCTTTTGAATGCAGAAAACAATTTAAACATTAAACCAGTAACTTTTGTTTTAACGGGTCTTAAACTTCTTCATAGACTCCAAAACTTGCAAGCTTTAAATTTGGCTATTGTTTGTAAGAACCTTAGCAGTGGATCAGATGTTTGTCTAAACAATGATACCACTAGCTCCATAATGTATCACTTCCCTTAGGCACTGCCTgagttttctttaaaaaaaaataaaattctagATACATTCAATTTATACGTCGGCATAATTTAAGCGTatttgcaaaagaaaataaaacaggaTAACGAACATGAACATGATAAGCTAAAAATATGGAAACGACAAAACTCGACCagccttgttgttctttgtacaTCAACATGTCTGCTCGTGACTCTTACGCCATGCCATCCATCCCATGAATCAAAAATAGTAACCATATCCCATGATTAGCTAGCTAGAATCTAAAGCCTAACAATATCGGTTGAAATTTAACCCACGTCATTCATTTCCTAAAGACATTCACGTGTCAGTAAATAAACGGTCTATACAATATTTGTTCATGTGGACTTCTACCGACCAATTCACTCTCTCTACCTTTCAAATAGGAACATCTTCCCTTCCCTCtatctgtatatatatatacaccatCTTGAGGCATACTATTTCATCAGCAAAACAACTTGCTCATCCATTTATTATCACTACAAGAGCCTCTTACATTCTTACATCTAAAGAAATCAAAACTTTTAAGTAATCTCATATTTTTTAAATTAAATATAATGGCTGCTTCAGCATCATCTGCAGTGTACCACTCTATCCTGTCTAACAATGTCAACCGTGTTCAAATCCAAACACGGAGAAACGCTAGCTTCAAAGTTTGCTGCATGGCCGAGGATAATAAGCAAGCTCCAATTTCAACTCCCACTTCTCCACCACCACGTGCTGCACCTAAGGTTCGTTGCCTCGATTATACTGGTATATTTATCCTTAATTTGGTGATTATTTTTTCATCTAGCGCTAACGAATTAAATCTTTTTAATGATCTGCAGATGAGCACAAAATTTACAGATTTACTAGCATTCAGTGGGCCGGCACCTGAGAGAATCAATGGTAGACTTGCCATGATTGGGTTTGTTACTGCTATGGGAGTAGAACTTGCTAAAGGTACTGATGTTGCAGCACAGTTGGGTGATGGAGGACTACCATGGTTTCTATATACATGTGTTTTGCTATCCGTGGCTTCAATTGTCCCATTGGCTCAAGGTGTGAGTGTTGAATCGAAATCAGACGGTATCATGTCCTCCACTGCTGAGATGTGGAACGGTAGAGCAGCAATGCTGGGTTTGGTTGCATTGGTGCTCACTGAAGTTGCCAAGGGAGGAGCTCTCATATAAATTACATGATTTTGATCTATTTCAAGTACTCATTCTTGGCGTTTTGGAAGGTTAAAATTTTACTAGGCCCCTTGTAAATGTTTTTGATCATCACATATATGAAAAGTTGTGCTCGCCTTTATTAGTATATGTTTTAGCCAATTACAAAATCATTATAATATATCTCTCCCCATCACCATGGACGATTTTTCAAGTGAAATTGGTAAGTGTGTGGCCAAGTATTACCGTGGATAAACAGTAAATCAAGATGGTAAATTCAAAAAGGACCCTCACCCACCCTTCGTTTTAAACAACTCAATcaagattaaaaaagaaaaaccagCAGTAAAAGCTTTTATTAGGATATATACCAGTAGTCAAGGTCATGTTGACTTGACTATCGTAGTCTGTCTCTCAATGTATAAATATCTCTCATATGTGTTTGTGTAATCTACCGAATTAATATCTTTCGTAATAAAAATACTCTAATTACTGTGTAATAACTTTCTCATGGTATCATTGAGGTCGATTTGGGATTAACTCTATCACAACAAGTTTTTCAATAAGTTTCTTCCACAGAGTGTGATTTAATCACGATTTAGATCAAATACTTAAAAAAATTCTGATCTTCGCCCATTTCTTGATCCACAATTTCAGTCATCTTCTTGATTTCttggaatttagggtttttcaaaTACGTTTTCaatatcttcaacaacaacaataacaatttcTCATTCTTTCATTAATTTTTCATGCCGAGTACTAAAAGAATGATGaataatcttcaacaacaacaacaattgaatcAAGATGGTAATCCAGTATCTTCCGCTGCTACTGCTTCTGGTAATGGAGATTCAGGGTATTTCTCTTTACCTTTTAATAACATTGGTAATTTCGTCTCAGAAAATTTAGATCATACCAATTTCTTGTTATGACGTGATCAGTTTGAGTCTGTTTTAATTACTATGGATCTTTATGGATAGTGGTGGTGAAATTGTTGAACCTCCTTCAGAAGTCACTATTAATGGTGTTACCAGTGTTAATCCAAGGGGTGTACTGGAGAAAGGAAGATCGTTTTGTTATGAGTTGTCTTAAAGCAACAtttacaacaacaatttcagggGATGTTCTTGGAATGAGTTCTGCTTGCCAGATTTGGCAATATCTTGAAACTAGTTTTAGGTCTCAGTTTGGTGCAAGAGGCAATTTGTTACGAAATCAGTTGCATGGGTTAAGAAGAGGATCTCAAACTATTAATGAATTCCTACATAATTTGAAGACTATTACTGATTCTTTGGATGCGATTAATGATAGAGTATTTGATGCTGATATTATGATGTATGCTCTTAATGGTCTTGGTAGAGATTATGATACTTTTGTTATAGCTGCTCAAAATCGTGATACACCTTATTCTTTTGGTGAATTGAAGGATAGATTATTAACTCATGAGAAGTGGATTAGTGATCAACATCAGGGTCAAGAAGCTGGTTCTGGTTATCATACTAGTAATCCTACAATATTTTATGGGAAGAATATTCACAATGGTGGTAAAAATGGTAAAGGTAAATCGAAGAATTTCAAGAATAATGGTTCAACTTCAAAGAATGGGTCTTTTTTCAAAAGTGGTGTTGGGTCTACTAACTCAAGTGGGGATATTTCTGATGGAGCTGCAAGAAGACCATTTGTGAATTTCTCCACAGCGGAGTGTCAAATATGCAGGAAAAACTGGTCATTTTGCAAGTAGATGCTTTTTAGGTATCATCCACCAGTTACTAATACTAATGCTCAGTCTTCTAATGCTGCTAGTGTACAAAATGTGGAGCAAGCTTTTAGTGGTGCTCAGGTTAATTCAGCTATGTGTGATGATCCTTCTAGTGTTGCTTCTACAACTTGGATTTCTGATTCAGGGGCTTCTAGGCATATGACTGGAGAATCATCAATTCTGCACAATACTTCTACATACAATGGATCAGACAAAGTGGTGGTTGGCAATGGTAAGACTCTTGCTATTTCTCAAACTGGTAGTTCTATACTCCATACTTCTAATGCAAATTTCAAACTAGATAACATCTTACTAGTGCCAGAAATAACTCAGAACCTATTGTCAGTAGATCAGTTTACTAGGGACAgttgttgttattttttctttgatCCTTGGAGTTATGAGATCAGAGATTTAAGTTCTCACCACAATTTTGGCTCAGGGTAGAATGATCAATAACTTGTATCCAATTCACAATTTGTTTTTATCTCCAACTCTCATTTTACATCCTTTTCTACTATGCTTGCTTCTTCTTCTGTTTGGCATAATAGATTAGGTCACCCAGCTAAGAAATTTTTTCATTATTTGAGTTCTAACAAGTATATTTCTCTGAATTCTGAGTCTTCTGATTCTCTTTTTCATCCATGTCAAATTGTCAAAAGTAAAAGACTTCCTTTTCATCTTCCAATACTCATGAATCCAATCCTTTAGCACTTCTACATTGTGATGTTGGGGTCCATCACCAGTGCTTTCTTATGCTGGCTATAATATTATATTGTTTTCGTAGATGATGCAAGtagatttcattggatttatccaatgaagTAGAAAACTGATGCATTAGACTGTTTTGTTCAATTCAAAAATCTTACTGAAAATTTGTTCTCTACAAGAATTCTTTGTTTTCAAACAGATAATGCCTGTGAACTTGCAAAATGAGTTTTTAAACAATTCCTAGATTCCAAAGGTATTCTTTTAAGACTTTCTTGTCCAAATACACCAGAACAAAATGgtttggcagaaagaaaactTAGGCATATTACAGAAATGAGTAATACCCTACTTTTTCACTCTTCTTGTCCAAAATCTTTTTGGTTTGATGCCTTTCTTACTTCCACATTTATTATTAATAGAACTCCTGCTCTTGTTTTATCCATGAAATCTCCTTATGAGATTCTTTTTCATGTTTTACCGGACTAttcttttttgagaatttttggtTCCACTTGTTTTCCATATCTTGGACATTATAGACCTGATAAACTTTCTCCAAAGTCATTAAAGTGTGCGATCATTGGTTAtagcaatatgcataagggttATATATGTTTTGACCCTATTTCTAATAATATATCTAGACATGTCATTTGATGAGACTTCTTTTTATTATGcatctccttcctctccatctGTTCAATATAGTGATAAcatacaaacttatcctgagttAGAATCATCAGATTCTGCTATTATCCCAACTATTACTCCCCAGCCTTCTGTTGTCACTAGATCAATGCAaggaatttcaaaaccaaaacagTTTCCTGATTTTGTGACTGATCATTCAGTTAAACATCCCATTCAAAATTCTTTTACTTGTTCATTGAATACTATTACTGAGCCAAAATCTTTCAAAGAAGCATCTAAACTTGTACAATGGGTAGGATCAATGAAAGATGAAGTTGAAGCTCTTAGGCTAAATGACACTTGGACTTATGTCTTACCAGAACCACACATGAATATTCTTGGTTGTAAGTGGGTTTACAAGGTAAAACTTAAAGTTGATGGCACTATAGGTAGATTAAAGTCTAGATTAGTGGCACAAGGATACAATCAACAAGATGGAGTGGATTGTGGAGAGACTTTTTCACCAGTTGTAAAGACTACAACTGTAAGGGTTGTCCTTACTTTAGCAATTACAAATGACTGGATAGTTAAACAATTGGATGTGTCCAACGCTTTTTTACATGGGTATTTATCTGAAGATGTGTGTATGAGATAGCCTCCAGGTTTTACAAATCCAGATTTTCCAAATCATGTGTGTCATTTAAAGAAGTCATTATATGGTTTAAAACAGGCGCCTAGGGCCTGGTTTCACAGATTTAGTACATTTTTGATTTAGTTTGGTTTTAAGAAGTCAATGAATGATATTCAATGTTCATATATACAACTGAAAAAGATATGATGGTGTTAttactatatgttgatgatattttgTTGACTGGAAATTCTACTTCACTTATTCATCAACTGATTGTGTCTCTAAGTAAAGAGTTTGTTATGAAAGATTTAGGAGAACTTCATTACTTTTTGGGGATTGAAGTTTCAAGATCAGCTGATGCTTTTGTTCTCACACAGCAGAAATATACTTTAGATTTGTTAAGAAAAGCTAAAATGGTTGAGTTAAAACCTTGTGACACACCAGTAGCTAAGGGTAAGAGATACTCTATTCATGATGATGTTTTGTTGGAAGATCCTTTAGAGTATAGAACAATAGTGGGCAGTCTTCAGTACTTAACACATACAAGACCAGACATATGCTTTGGGGTGAATTATGTTTCACAATTTGTGCATGCTCCTACTGATCAACATATGCTTCTAGTAAAGAGGATTTTTTGAGATACTTAAAAGGCATTTTAGGTACTGGTATTTCTCTACACAAGTGTGATATCCATTCTTTACTAGCTTATACAGATTCATATTGGGCTGGTTGCCCTGATACAAGAAGATCCACTTCTGGGTATGTTGTTTTCGTGGGAGATTCACTTATTTCTTGGTCTTCAAAGAAACAACCAACAGTTTCAAGAAGTTCTGCTGAAGCAGTATAAATGTTTAACTGCAGCTGCTGCAGAATTACAATGGCTTACTTATGTTATGTCAGATCTGAATATTTCTGTATCTTATCCTTTGCAGATAAATTGTAATAATCAAAGTGCAATTTTTCTTGCTTCTAATCTTGTTTTTCATGCCAGGACAAAACATGAGGATGTAGATTATCATACAATCAGGGAATTAGTTGATGAAGGCACTCTTAAAGTAGTTCATGTCAGATCTGAGGAGCAGCTTGCTGATGTTTTTACAAAGGGATTATGTTATCCTACTTTCTCAAGACTCTCATACTTCTGCCACAGCTGACACTTcttatgatactgttgatgctacTGGAAATTCTACTACTGCTGTTACCTAATGTTTTTGTTCAGCCTTTTCTTCTTATTGTCATATGGGCTCTTGTTGAGCATATGTGTTTCTACATGACTCTGGCCCTTGTTGGGTGAGTTATGGCTTTTGTTCAGTATTGCTGAATTGGATCTTGTTGAGCATATGAGTACTTTACTTAAACTCTGACCCTTGTTGGGTgagtttttactttttatttttgttcaaaCTTTTCCTTTTCTGTCTGCAAAGTGTGAGGGGGTATATTAGGATATATACTAATAGTCAAGGTCATGTTGACTTGACTATAGTAGTCTGTCTCTCGATGTATAAATACATGTCATATGTGTTCGTGTAATCTACCGAATTAATATCTTTTGTAATAATAGTACTTTCTAATTACTGTGTAATAACTTTCTCAGTTTTGATATCTTCTTTCTTTCTGTTCAGACCGACGGTCTTCAGCTGAAACTCCAGAGAGAGAGCTTGAAGACAAAAAGGTTTTCTCAGATTCAGATCTGTATAAACAATATACTCACTACCTTATTCTAAATCTAAGGATCAGAACCATTTCATTTTATACTCACAGTTTTCAATCTTAGTGTTTAGATTCAGTTTATTTAAAGAATGAGTGAATTTGAAGTTAATAGATCTGAGACAGTAAGCATGTTGTAGCTCCTAACTAAGGCAATAGTagtaaagaagaggaagaagaagaaagaaaaagagaagaagagggtTTATTCATCCCTTGGTATCGACAGAATCGGAAAAACACCCCTTAAATCTCTTTCCGGAAATTCTATTGACGATATCACTACCACACAAAGAGCCATTTCTGTAGATTCTGATGTATTTAGGGAAGTTAAATGTTTAATTAAGACATGCACATACACCGGGATGATGAGGACTGATGCTCATTAGAAGTGAAGCAGGGAATTTCTAATTGAAGACATTGGGGAATGATTATTTCAAATGTTCATTTGTCATGGAGAGTTCATTCGGATATTGATATGGtagtattggaaatgggtttattGCCTTTCATAGTAGTATCAGAGTCATTTGCTTGCCTCTAGTATTTGCGGACATCCAGAATCCATCTATTTATGCTATGGAGGAATTGGTTCTTTGAATGAAGGACAAAGAGCTGCAGGCCTACGGTGTACTGACACAGTTTTGAGAGTTGAAGTTTCTGTTGGCACGTCGCAAGATTTTCCCTCCGATTAGCTGTGCGGAAGTGGTACGCTAATTAGTATCGAAAGTCGAAGAGTTGTTACTTGCTCAAATTTTTAAGCTTCTTGATGCCTGGATCATgatttagcagtttcaaaaggtTACTTGCTTAAAGTTTTTAAAGGAGCTGAACCATGCTTAATTTACCAATCCAAACTCTTAATTGCTCTATCATCAACCGAACAAACGAAGATAATTGAATTATATTCATAATATCAATTACATCAGATACACTTGAAAGCAATTTATGCATGCTGATTTACAATTCAAAGAGTCTTTTTATTGTTCTGTTAGAATCCATGGAGAACTATGTACCTTGGCGATTGTTATTCATCTGCCTCAATATAATGAAACTAATGTAAATTAACATGGTTCAAAACAATGACTAATTACTTGGCAATTAACACAAAAATGCTTACAGAACAGAATATCCTTAGTTACAAATTGATGAACTTAAACATCTATCAGTTCTGAAATTGAACAAGAATGCAAGTATTATGGTGctacaaaaataaaagaacatacaaaacAAGTTAGAGATTTAACGTATACCATGGAACCCACACCCCCCCCCCCACACCCCACCCCCCCAAAAACTCTCTCGGTGCCATTTGTATATATGATTTACTGTTGATCTTTGCACACTTTCCGAGTCTGCTAATACCATTTACTTGGATAGAGATCTGGACTTTCCAATGCAAACCATTTCGCCGACTGAAAAAGCACAGTTCTCTCATCACATATTTACTAGCCTAGATATTTACTCTGCAAAATTCATGAAGATATTCGTAATGGCTTTAGTACTTCCTCTAACCACTCATCCAAATCTTGTTCATTTTCTGAATCACTCAAATAAGGATCAaattcttcagatattgaatcacTTTCTATTGTATTCTATTTTTAGGATAGATTCCTTATTTAATATATTTCCTAGTTTATGGTCTTTCCTATATTGATAATATTGAGCTCTATATATACCATGAGCTGTGTAACCAATTGAGTAACCTAAATAATAAGAGAttcttttatatctttatctTTGAACTTGGTATCTCAGAGATAGGGTTCTTGAATCATGGGCAGTGATTCAGAACTATATGAGAGATCTGGCAAACTAAAACAAAGagaagatggaaacatctaacaaTCACCCCCCATTATTGTTCAATATGAAAGTGTAGCATTCAAGAAGGAATTATTCTTGATGAAACCAACTATGATTTGTGGTCACAAATCatgttgtgtattccgattaaattaatcatggtttctcttgtgattagtttaatagAGAATttctggattcaaattcatgtttttcatgtgatttgtttgtccaaaagaaatcctttttttttgtgaaagtaaggtcgctcttgttgttctttcgcgaatgacatcaaatgggggagagttcttttgaacttgcgctaaatttccatatctttgtggggagtgcggctgtggaatattttagaagttatcttgtatctttaaactcctccttgatgaattcatttagcttcgtctttatgattgcatctaaacaaagttgatatgtacttttctttggtcttgaagcgtctccatgaaaatttcattaggatcccgtttttgtacctttgccaattttattgacaaaaagggggagaataatatgtagttcacactacaaatacatatggttttcgttcCGATCATtattaagggggagtggtttttgtgttgagatgaaagtattgactaagggggagtgatacatatcaccatagtattgttgtcgaagttgtgatacaattgaactttgatactgtgtaataatactatgacattgtatacaatgttcgagagattttgttttctcattgttatggctaggatcttcaacaactatgatgctgaattgaacatctatggaatcatgggagtacttggaaaagacgaagtttttgagtaatgttgaagcaccaaggagatcaagcatgtggacgagaagctacaaagttttatttattttgtattctgtatgtattgatagttttgtcactaaaattgacaaaaggggacattgttagagcatttctcggtcaaactcgaaagtgttgctatctcaagcttgtttgtcaaatttagttgtcaaaattatgtgtcttgatttctagtctacttatagctaaatctcggactaggatagttaagtgtagttgagctccagactccatggcgatcatcttacgaagatgaagaactactcaaggaaccagtggaacttcatccgactaaatggtatgtggatacttgaacttatttatcactcaaaagtccatctactctatctcctactcttgagacaaaatttgtataagtatgatagttttcatacatacacatttgctatttcgagccgagtttactcgcctatctttttctcgaaatatgtgttggtaagctttcgttttgacCATTTTtgatctttatccgtgacgaaagtcatgatgactattcaatcttgaaaatggatttgatgacgatagttatgaataacgactgttataacattataaaagaatgtttcaatgattgaaatgtaaagtTAAAATTACCATCTatatatggatataagcatatatagtttgttcgcacattagtgtataaatccatgtaccggaaaccaagtgtgtgcatatgtgtgcatacggtattgatGAAGGAGACAGATTggatacgcgtacccgtacgcgtactggcggaacttttcctcccggaaaattctgctgagtttggagtttacgaactcataaaccagtcaccttaggtatgcgtactgaCGGAACTTTTCTAactgaaaaattctgctgagtttggaaaccaaaaaccaactcaaatccggtagctaaggtacgcatacccgtcacgtacccaagatggttatttctcaaatcggcagttcatgaaattaaaaacaataaattataaggaatgcaatctttgcaaaccgtggctatattgttcatgaattgatttaaatgaatcaaaccgattttgcttcaattgtgtcta
This is a stretch of genomic DNA from Papaver somniferum cultivar HN1 chromosome 1, ASM357369v1, whole genome shotgun sequence. It encodes these proteins:
- the LOC113314814 gene encoding early light-induced protein 1, chloroplastic-like — translated: MAASASSAVYHSILSNNVNRVQIQTRRNASFKVCCMAEDNKQAPISTPTSPPPRAAPKMSTKFTDLLAFSGPAPERINGRLAMIGFVTAMGVELAKGTDVAAQLGDGGLPWFLYTCVLLSVASIVPLAQGVSVESKSDGIMSSTAEMWNGRAAMLGLVALVLTEVAKGGALI